A single genomic interval of Psychroserpens sp. NJDZ02 harbors:
- a CDS encoding HD domain-containing protein, whose amino-acid sequence MINHDLIEATKDFVKETLKDAESGHDWFHIERVYKNALLIAKGETVDLLVVSLGALLHDIADSKFHNGDSTIGPKVAGDFLLKHNVDSATINHVIKIIENISYSSNIGIENAFKSIVLDVVQDADRLDAIGAIGIARTFNYGGFKNRTLYNPEIKPNLNLTKAEYKASNAPTINHFYEKLLLLKDMMNTKTGAKIAKQRHQYMVDFLQQFDAEWEGKR is encoded by the coding sequence ATGATAAATCATGATTTAATTGAAGCGACTAAAGATTTTGTAAAAGAGACCTTAAAAGATGCTGAAAGTGGACATGACTGGTTTCATATAGAGCGCGTTTACAAAAACGCGCTTTTGATTGCAAAAGGCGAAACCGTAGACTTATTAGTGGTTAGCCTTGGTGCTTTACTACATGATATAGCGGATAGTAAATTCCACAATGGAGATAGCACTATTGGCCCAAAAGTGGCTGGTGATTTTTTATTAAAACACAATGTAGACTCGGCAACCATAAATCATGTTATTAAGATTATTGAAAACATCTCCTATAGTTCTAATATAGGAATAGAAAACGCATTTAAATCTATCGTGTTGGACGTTGTGCAAGATGCAGACCGATTAGATGCTATTGGCGCTATTGGTATTGCACGCACCTTTAATTACGGAGGGTTTAAAAATAGAACACTTTACAATCCGGAAATTAAACCCAATTTAAATTTGACTAAAGCCGAATACAAAGCTTCTAACGCACCAACCATTAATCATTTTTACGAAAAACTGTTACTTCTAAAGGATATGATGAACACCAAAACCGGTGCCAAAATAGCAAAACAAAGACACCAATACATGGTTGATTTTTTACAGCAATTTGATGCTGAGTGGGAAGGGAAAAGATAA